One window of the Streptomyces asoensis genome contains the following:
- a CDS encoding ferredoxin, with protein MRIHIDKDRCMGAGMCALTVPGVFTQDDDGLSEILPGREDGAGEPLVREAVRACPVQAIAVEGE; from the coding sequence GTGCGGATCCACATCGACAAGGACCGGTGCATGGGCGCGGGCATGTGCGCGCTCACCGTCCCGGGCGTCTTCACGCAGGACGACGACGGTCTCAGCGAGATCCTGCCCGGGCGTGAGGACGGCGCGGGTGAGCCGCTGGTGCGCGAGGCCGTACGGGCCTGTCCGGTGCAGGCCATCGCCGTCGAGGGAGAGTGA
- a CDS encoding ScyD/ScyE family protein: MSKASKSWAGAFLAAAVAAGLTATAIPAQAGTRAAPAAHPPKAAPVVVASGLHNPRAVRVQADGSVLVTEAGNGSGGPCTTPGTRCLGLTGSLYRVKGSRQGRVVTGLPSEMGVRADGSTAVNGAIQAEATAKGTYRVVYGLNGTPAIRAALGPDAAPLGTLSIAGGRALGDLADHEGRLDPDSVLGNNEVFSNPHNFARDGRDFLVTDAAANTLIRVHPDGTTTTEFVFPNSILPAASPAGQPLAPAGQTEAVPTGIVRGRDGAFYLATMGGMHEGLSRVWRYVPGSRPTVFATGLTDVTDLALAPDGDLIALSYGTRTSLPPADPGPGALTRINKRTGALTPIDTGNRLNMPAGVTVSRNGDIYVTNNALGTSGQLLKFPAR, encoded by the coding sequence ATGTCGAAAGCATCCAAGTCCTGGGCGGGGGCCTTCCTCGCGGCGGCCGTTGCGGCCGGCCTCACGGCGACGGCGATCCCGGCCCAGGCCGGGACCCGGGCCGCGCCCGCCGCCCACCCGCCCAAGGCCGCGCCCGTGGTGGTGGCGAGCGGCCTGCACAACCCGCGCGCGGTCCGGGTCCAGGCCGACGGCTCGGTCCTGGTGACGGAGGCCGGCAACGGCTCGGGAGGCCCCTGCACGACGCCGGGCACCCGGTGCCTGGGCCTCACCGGCTCCCTCTACCGGGTGAAGGGCTCCCGGCAGGGCCGTGTCGTCACCGGCCTGCCCTCCGAGATGGGCGTCCGGGCCGACGGCAGCACCGCGGTCAACGGGGCGATCCAGGCCGAGGCCACCGCGAAGGGCACCTACCGTGTGGTCTACGGCCTGAACGGCACCCCCGCCATCCGTGCGGCCCTCGGCCCGGACGCGGCGCCGCTGGGCACACTGAGCATCGCGGGCGGCAGGGCCCTGGGGGACCTCGCCGACCACGAGGGCCGGCTCGACCCCGACTCCGTGCTCGGCAACAACGAGGTCTTCTCCAACCCGCACAACTTCGCCAGGGACGGCCGCGACTTCCTGGTCACCGACGCCGCCGCCAACACCCTGATCCGGGTCCACCCCGACGGCACCACCACGACCGAGTTCGTCTTCCCCAACAGCATCCTGCCCGCCGCCTCCCCGGCCGGTCAGCCGCTGGCACCGGCCGGCCAGACCGAGGCGGTGCCGACCGGCATCGTGCGCGGCCGCGACGGCGCCTTCTACCTCGCCACCATGGGCGGCATGCACGAGGGCCTCAGCCGTGTCTGGCGCTACGTTCCCGGCAGCCGGCCGACCGTCTTCGCCACCGGCCTGACCGACGTCACCGACCTCGCCCTGGCCCCCGACGGCGACCTGATCGCCCTGTCCTACGGCACCAGGACCTCGCTCCCGCCGGCCGACCCGGGCCCCGGCGCGCTGACCCGGATCAACAAGAGGACGGGCGCCCTCACCCCGATCGACACCGGCAACCGCCTGAACATGCCCGCGGGCGTGACCGTCAGCCGCAACGGTGACATCTACGTCACCAACAACGCACTCGGCACCAGCGGCCAGCTCCTGAAATTCCCGGCCCGCTGA
- a CDS encoding ScyD/ScyE family protein has protein sequence MSKASKSWAGAFLAAAVVGSLTATVIPAQAGTRAASAAHPPKAAPVVVASGLHNPRGVTVQPDGSVLVAEAGSGPATPCTASPGAITRCLGFTGSLYRVKGSRQSRVVTGLPSQLIYRTDGSSLVTGALRSEAGRNGAYRVVYGLSGLPADRAALGAGSGPLGTLSTARGKVLGDLAGHEARHDPDSVTGNNEVFSNPADFARDGRDFLVTDAGANDLIRVHPDGTTTTEFVFPNNVLPAASPAVQPLTPAGQAQAVPTGIVRGRDGAFYISDMSALRQGLGRVWRYVPGSTPTVFATGLTDVIDLALAPDGDLIALSYNTGTSTAPLPGALTRINKRTGALTPIDTGNRLTVPLGVAVGPRGDIYVTNNALGTSGELLKFPAR, from the coding sequence ATGTCGAAAGCAAGCAAGTCCTGGGCGGGGGCCTTCCTGGCGGCGGCGGTCGTGGGCAGCCTCACGGCGACGGTGATCCCGGCCCAGGCCGGGACCCGGGCCGCGTCCGCCGCCCACCCGCCCAAGGCCGCGCCCGTGGTGGTGGCGAGCGGCCTGCACAACCCGCGGGGCGTCACGGTGCAGCCCGACGGCTCGGTCCTGGTCGCGGAGGCCGGCAGCGGCCCGGCCACCCCCTGCACGGCGTCGCCCGGCGCCATCACCCGGTGCCTGGGCTTCACCGGCTCCCTCTACCGGGTCAAGGGCTCCCGGCAGAGCCGTGTCGTCACCGGCCTGCCCTCCCAGCTGATCTACCGCACCGACGGCTCCAGCCTGGTCACCGGAGCACTCCGGTCCGAAGCCGGCCGCAACGGCGCCTACCGGGTGGTCTACGGCCTCAGCGGCCTGCCCGCGGACCGTGCGGCGCTCGGCGCGGGCAGCGGGCCGCTGGGCACGCTGAGCACGGCCCGGGGCAAGGTGCTGGGGGACCTGGCCGGGCACGAGGCCCGGCACGACCCGGACTCCGTGACCGGCAACAACGAGGTCTTCTCCAACCCGGCCGACTTCGCCAGGGACGGCCGCGACTTCCTGGTCACCGACGCCGGCGCCAACGACCTGATCCGGGTCCACCCCGACGGCACCACCACGACCGAGTTCGTCTTCCCCAACAACGTGCTGCCCGCCGCCTCCCCGGCCGTCCAGCCGCTGACCCCGGCCGGACAGGCCCAGGCGGTGCCGACCGGCATCGTGCGCGGCCGCGACGGCGCCTTCTACATTTCCGACATGAGCGCCCTGCGGCAGGGCCTCGGCCGTGTCTGGCGCTATGTCCCCGGCAGTACGCCGACCGTCTTCGCCACCGGCCTGACCGACGTCATCGACCTCGCCCTGGCCCCCGACGGCGACCTGATCGCCCTGTCCTACAACACCGGAACCTCGACCGCCCCGCTGCCCGGCGCGCTGACCCGGATCAACAAGAGGACGGGCGCCCTCACCCCGATCGACACCGGCAACCGCCTGACCGTGCCGCTGGGCGTGGCTGTCGGCCCGCGCGGTGACATCTACGTCACCAACAACGCACTCGGCACCAGCGGCGAACTCCTGAAGTTCCCGGCCCGCTGA
- a CDS encoding cytochrome P450: MTQEAVTEPLVAFPQDRTCPYHPPAGYDPLRAARPLSRVRLYDGRSVWLVTGFAAARELLSDPRLSADQDNEAFPSPTEGFKNRVRGRRLSLLGMDDPEHKALRRTVIPSFTAKRISALRPRVQEIVDRLIDDIIAQGPQAELVSAFALPVSSQVMCLLLGVPYADHEFFEEQSRRLLAGPTVADTQQAGERLDAYLGALIEHKQREPGDGLLDELIHEQLAEGVIKRDELMALAALLVVAGHETTTNMISLGTFTLLEHPDRLAELRADPELMPAAVEELLRFLSVAEGGMRVATQDIDFGGQTIRANDGVMMSTSLINRDTAVHSEPDELDWHRPDRHHLAFGFGMHQCLGQNLARAEIEIALRTLFERLPGLKLAVPAREIPFKPGTTLQGMIELPATW; this comes from the coding sequence ATGACGCAAGAAGCCGTGACGGAACCACTCGTCGCCTTCCCCCAGGACCGTACGTGTCCCTACCACCCGCCGGCCGGGTACGACCCGCTGCGTGCGGCCCGTCCGCTGTCCCGGGTCAGGCTCTACGACGGGCGCTCGGTGTGGCTCGTCACCGGGTTCGCCGCGGCCCGGGAGCTGCTCAGCGACCCGCGGCTGTCCGCCGACCAGGACAACGAGGCGTTCCCCTCGCCGACCGAGGGCTTCAAGAACCGCGTCCGCGGGCGCCGTCTCTCCCTCCTGGGCATGGACGACCCCGAGCACAAGGCGCTGCGGCGGACGGTGATTCCCAGTTTCACGGCCAAACGCATCTCCGCTCTGCGCCCGCGCGTCCAGGAGATCGTCGACCGGCTCATCGACGACATCATCGCCCAGGGGCCGCAGGCCGAGCTGGTGAGCGCCTTCGCGCTGCCGGTGTCGTCCCAGGTGATGTGCCTCCTGCTCGGTGTGCCGTACGCCGATCACGAGTTCTTCGAGGAGCAGTCGCGGCGGTTGCTGGCCGGCCCGACGGTCGCGGACACGCAGCAGGCCGGGGAGCGGCTCGACGCCTACCTGGGCGCGTTGATCGAGCACAAGCAGCGCGAGCCCGGTGACGGACTGCTCGACGAGCTGATCCACGAGCAGCTCGCCGAAGGGGTCATCAAGCGCGACGAGTTGATGGCGCTGGCGGCCCTGCTGGTCGTCGCGGGGCACGAGACCACCACGAACATGATCTCTCTTGGGACGTTCACGCTGCTGGAACATCCCGACCGGCTCGCCGAGCTTCGCGCGGACCCGGAGCTGATGCCCGCGGCCGTCGAGGAGCTGCTGCGTTTCCTGTCCGTCGCCGAGGGCGGGATGCGGGTGGCGACGCAGGACATCGACTTCGGCGGGCAGACGATCCGCGCCAACGACGGCGTCATGATGTCGACGTCCCTGATCAACCGTGACACCGCGGTCCACAGCGAGCCCGACGAGCTGGACTGGCACCGCCCGGACCGCCACCACCTCGCGTTCGGTTTCGGCATGCACCAGTGCCTGGGGCAGAACCTGGCCCGGGCCGAGATCGAGATCGCGCTGCGCACCCTGTTCGAGCGGCTGCCCGGTCTGAAGCTCGCGGTGCCCGCGCGGGAGATCCCCTTCAAACCGGGGACCACTCTGCAGGGCATGATCGAACTCCCGGCCACCTGGTAG